Proteins from a genomic interval of Ptychodera flava strain L36383 chromosome 7, AS_Pfla_20210202, whole genome shotgun sequence:
- the LOC139137572 gene encoding proline-rich proteoglycan 2-like isoform X1: protein MHVHTGFTIMRLIICLSLLLATVTVFAQQNDVPTINAGEGGVGGNTGGEPGPEPSGGEPEPPAGEEGEGGEGEPEPPVDGEPEPPAGGEPEPPVDGEPEPPAGGEPEPPAGGEPEPPVDGEPEPPVDGEPEPPVDGEPQPPMEGGPEPPMEGGPEPPMEGGPEPPMEGGPEPPAGEGQGGRRPHRRPRPNGGRRPRGRGRGKGRGGRGGRGRRN from the exons ATGCACGTACATACTG GTTTTACCATAATGAGGCTGATTATTTGCTTGAGCTTGCTGTTGGCAACAGTGACAGTATTCGCCCAGCAGAATGACGTGCCAACGATAAATGCAGGTGAAGGTGGAGTAGGGGGAAACACCGGAGGAGAGCCTGGACCAGAACCATCTGGCGGTGAGCCTGAACCACCCGCAGGTGAGGAGGGAGAAGGTGGCGAAGGTGAACCCGAACCACCAGTTGATGGCGAACCCGAACCACCAGCTGGTGGCGAACCCGAACCACCAGTTGACGGCGAACCCGAACCACCAGCTGGTGGCGAACCCGAACCACCAGCTGGTGGCGAACCCGAACCACCAGTTGATGGCGAACCCGAACCACCAGTTGATGGCGAACCCGAACCACCAGTTGATGGCGAGCCTCAACCGCCGATGGAAGGTGGACCCGAACCACCAATGGAAGGCGGACCCGAACCACCGATGGAAGGCGGACCCGAACCACCGATGGAAGGCGGACCAGAACCACCGGCTGGAGAAGGCCAGGGCGGGAGGCGACCACACCGAAGGCCAAGACCTAATGGCGGTCGTCGTCCAAGGGGACGTGGAAGAGGAAAGGGTCGAGGTGGACGAGGTGGTCGCGGGCGcagaaactga
- the LOC139137572 gene encoding proline-rich proteoglycan 2-like isoform X2 has translation MRLIICLSLLLATVTVFAQQNDVPTINAGEGGVGGNTGGEPGPEPSGGEPEPPAGEEGEGGEGEPEPPVDGEPEPPAGGEPEPPVDGEPEPPAGGEPEPPAGGEPEPPVDGEPEPPVDGEPEPPVDGEPQPPMEGGPEPPMEGGPEPPMEGGPEPPMEGGPEPPAGEGQGGRRPHRRPRPNGGRRPRGRGRGKGRGGRGGRGRRN, from the coding sequence ATGAGGCTGATTATTTGCTTGAGCTTGCTGTTGGCAACAGTGACAGTATTCGCCCAGCAGAATGACGTGCCAACGATAAATGCAGGTGAAGGTGGAGTAGGGGGAAACACCGGAGGAGAGCCTGGACCAGAACCATCTGGCGGTGAGCCTGAACCACCCGCAGGTGAGGAGGGAGAAGGTGGCGAAGGTGAACCCGAACCACCAGTTGATGGCGAACCCGAACCACCAGCTGGTGGCGAACCCGAACCACCAGTTGACGGCGAACCCGAACCACCAGCTGGTGGCGAACCCGAACCACCAGCTGGTGGCGAACCCGAACCACCAGTTGATGGCGAACCCGAACCACCAGTTGATGGCGAACCCGAACCACCAGTTGATGGCGAGCCTCAACCGCCGATGGAAGGTGGACCCGAACCACCAATGGAAGGCGGACCCGAACCACCGATGGAAGGCGGACCCGAACCACCGATGGAAGGCGGACCAGAACCACCGGCTGGAGAAGGCCAGGGCGGGAGGCGACCACACCGAAGGCCAAGACCTAATGGCGGTCGTCGTCCAAGGGGACGTGGAAGAGGAAAGGGTCGAGGTGGACGAGGTGGTCGCGGGCGcagaaactga
- the LOC139137570 gene encoding uncharacterized protein isoform X2 has product MKFTLAFAVLLTAVVVFSNAASIASDDDDMAMKSDVDLSEEDERMRSERPEMDDDDDDDDDDDDDDDDDDDDDDDDDDDDDDDDDDDDSDDDDDDDDDDDDDDDDDDDEMPEDERPGDRPEDDMGPGEGDDMGPGEGDDMGPGEGDDMGPGEGDDMGPGDRPEGDDMGPGGKPPRASHKAVEDVDQNHQEVEAVARAVEMAVVAVAVNKDTP; this is encoded by the exons ATGAAGTTCACTTTGGCGTTTGCAGTTCTGTTGACTGCTGTAGTTGTGTTCAGCAACGCGGCGTCGATCGCCAGTGACGACGATGACATGGCAATGAAGAGCGATGTGGACTTGAGCGAAGAAGACGAGAGGATGCGAAGTGAAAGGCCAGAAAtggatgacgatgacgatgacgatgatgatgatgatgatgatgatgatgatgatgatgatgatgatgatgatgatgatgatgatgatgatgatgatgatgatgatgatgatagtgatgatgatgatgatgatgatgatgatgatgatgatgatgatgatgatgatgatgacgaaaTGCCCGAAGACGAGAGACCTGGAGACAGACCGGAGGACGACATGGGAC CCGGAGAGGGTGACGACATGGGACCCGGAGAGGGTGACGACATGGGACCCGGAGAGGGAGACGACATGGGACCCGGAGAGGGTGACGACATGGGACCCGGAGACAGACCAGAGGGTGACGACATGGGACCAGGCGGTAAACCACCAAGGGCAAGCCACAAGGCGGTGGAGGACGTAGACCAAAACCATCAGGAGGTCGAGGCCGTGGCAAGGGCCGTGGAAATGGCCGTGGTGGCCGTCGCGGTTAACAAGGACACGCCATGA
- the LOC139137570 gene encoding uncharacterized protein isoform X1: MKFTLAFAVLLTAVVVFSNAASIASDDDDMAMKSDVDLSEEDERMRSERPEMDDDDDDDDDDDDDDDDDDDDDDDDDDDDDDDDDDDDSDDDDDDDDDDDDDDDDDDDEMPEDERPGDRPEDDMGPGEGDDMGPGEGDDMGPGEGDDMGPGEGDDMGPGEGDDMGPGEGDDMGPGDRPEGDDMGPGGKPPRASHKAVEDVDQNHQEVEAVARAVEMAVVAVAVNKDTP, from the coding sequence ATGAAGTTCACTTTGGCGTTTGCAGTTCTGTTGACTGCTGTAGTTGTGTTCAGCAACGCGGCGTCGATCGCCAGTGACGACGATGACATGGCAATGAAGAGCGATGTGGACTTGAGCGAAGAAGACGAGAGGATGCGAAGTGAAAGGCCAGAAAtggatgacgatgacgatgacgatgatgatgatgatgatgatgatgatgatgatgatgatgatgatgatgatgatgatgatgatgatgatgatgatgatgatgatgatgatagtgatgatgatgatgatgatgatgatgatgatgatgatgatgatgatgatgatgatgacgaaaTGCCCGAAGACGAGAGACCTGGAGACAGACCGGAGGACGACATGGGACCTGGAGAGGGAGACGACATGGGACCCGGAGAGGGTGACGACATGGGACCCGGAGAGGGTGACGACATGGGACCCGGAGAGGGTGACGACATGGGACCCGGAGAGGGAGACGACATGGGACCCGGAGAGGGTGACGACATGGGACCCGGAGACAGACCAGAGGGTGACGACATGGGACCAGGCGGTAAACCACCAAGGGCAAGCCACAAGGCGGTGGAGGACGTAGACCAAAACCATCAGGAGGTCGAGGCCGTGGCAAGGGCCGTGGAAATGGCCGTGGTGGCCGTCGCGGTTAACAAGGACACGCCATGA